The genomic stretch ACCGCGTCATCGGGGGCCTCAGCCGCCGCGGTGGTGAAATATCCGTTCGCGGCGAAGAACTTCAGTTGAACCGCCAGTCCAAGCCTCGACCCGGCCGCCTTGACCTTCAAAAAGTCGATGTCGGCAAAAGAGAGGCTCCACGCCCCGGTCAACACCTCGAGCGAAACGCGCAAACCCATACATCCACTCCCTCTTCCAAGAGTGAATTCTCAAGCGCCGACGCCATACCGGTCAATCCGTTCCGGCAACGTTCCACAACTTGGCCAAAATCGCAGGGCCGATTAGGCCATGATCGGAGTGTCGATAGCGCAGCCAGGTGGCTGCGGAATCATCCCTCCGTCGAGGTCGTCAGCCGAGACCGCTGCCGCCTGTATGCGCAGGCCGTCCGTGAAGGCGCACCGCAGGCTCACCAGGTGGCCGACCGGTTTCATCTGGTCCAGAATCTTCGTACGGCA from Mesorhizobium sp. 113-3-3 encodes the following:
- a CDS encoding DUF4158 domain-containing protein, translating into MGLRVSLEVLTGAWSLSFADIDFLKVKAAGSRLGLAVQLKFFAANGYFTTAAAEAPDDAVSYLAEQLGVSKADLCRYDFSGRSGRRHCAEI